The window TATTTTTAACAAACTAAGTAGAAATATAACGTTGGTACATAAAAGTTATATTCCGGAGGATGATTTCAATAAGAAGCGCTGTTATGATTTAAATTACTGGTTATATAATGAAGTATACAAAAATCTTCAATCATCAGAGAATGATCTTGTACACTTTAATGAGATTACTACTAAGCTTAAAGGCGTATGGAAAAATATCGTCGATAATGCGTTTAAAAATAACGATTATGAATGTTATCCAGATGAAAAGTTACTTGTTAACATGGGGTTCTTGCAAGAAATTAAGgatttatttgatttttatgaagattttaatgaaatgaaaaaggaaatcattGCTAATACGTACAAATCATGCTTTAAATATTCTGATTACCTTAAACAAAGAATTCCAGTTTATTATACGTGGAGAGACTCATGTAAAGTGGAAGATTTTGCTTGTAAA of the Plasmodium vivax scf_5076 genomic scaffold, whole genome shotgun sequence genome contains:
- a CDS encoding variable surface protein Vir4-related, truncated (encoded by transcript PVX_052690A) codes for the protein IFNKLSRNITLVHKSYIPEDDFNKKRCYDLNYWLYNEVYKNLQSSENDLVHFNEITTKLKGVWKNIVDNAFKNNDYECYPDEKLLVNMGFLQEIKDLFDFYEDFNEMKKEIIANTYKSCFKYSDYLKQRIPVYYTWRDSCKVEDFACKRYIDDYMKYRPAGIVPELSYFTVILTYPGNPCYSSVYDLFVYAKEQPKRNDDIYRRKMEKLAKENPRGNLLSTDMGEGLRGSEFFIPGDHDDYWLRLRWDIYKYIAYDLSPPMLGIAGVFLILYAFYKVNI